A region from the Kineothrix sp. IPX-CK genome encodes:
- a CDS encoding DEAD/DEAH box helicase, whose protein sequence is MTNEKLAEIRNGFETAYIDGTFSSNLAYKPQFVSNNHKEGKKVLSSIEDELLACNQFQISVAFITMSGITPLLQTLRVLEKKNIHGEILTTNYLNFSEPKALEKLNRLKNITLKMYDVEAADEGFHTKGYIFKKEEIYRIIIGSSNITSAALTSNREWNTKLVSTEQGEMAQEIVAEFKELWKSRYALEFDEFYETYSEQYKTIKRQREIAKLDEITSIEKYRLKPNSMQIGFITNLRKILESGEKKALLISATGTGKTYASAFAMRELGFKRVLFLVHRGQLARQTKKSYEKVFAKSVSMGLAGAGYHEYDCDYVFATVQTLNRDEHLLEYASEEFDCIILDEAHHTSADTYQKVMNYFKPKLWLGMTATPDKRDDNIESKNIYEIFDYQIAYEIRLQQAMEENMLCPFHYFGISDISIINDKQIKTKNISERDFNHITGDERIRHIIEQANYYGYSGDRVKGLIFCSRLDESERLSEKFNHIMNPATGKLYRTIALNGNASEDERQEAFERLAMDEDKACDKIRPLDYIFSVEILNEGVDIVEVNQVIMLRPTQSPIVFIQQLGRGLRKAEGKEYVVILDFIGNYNNNFMIPIALSGDRSYNPDTIRKYVISGNSTIPGASTVHFDEIAKDKIFSSIDKIKGMKSIIKESYISLKNRLGRVPYLFDFYENGEIDPLVIIREYKTYQSFLEFVEKELYMGKVTEQELVTLEYLSKTILSGLRPYELEILKHFFNNEVIYVDQMKQEFQEAYGYEVDLMSFENAIEILQGKFVSKEDEYKKYCHIDIINYDEKRTLQRLNSFAERLQHMEFYKQINDIVEVGLRRYRDKYSIDQVENTPFVLYEKYSRRDVSLLMNCGKDLSSTMYGMKRIDDDVFIFVTYHKEEGSDDKNYVDGKPDYADAFEDNMIFRWDSQMGRGIDSSYVADVLTAPRKHLFVKKSDAEIYFYYMGQFNVIEIEPARKMDNNGKERDITKFQMKMHHAVREDLLRYLRSKIKKEKVKTG, encoded by the coding sequence ATGACAAATGAAAAATTAGCTGAAATAAGGAATGGTTTTGAAACGGCATACATAGATGGAACATTTTCGTCTAATCTGGCTTACAAGCCACAGTTTGTTTCAAACAATCATAAAGAAGGAAAGAAAGTACTCTCGTCCATTGAGGATGAGCTTTTGGCATGCAATCAGTTCCAGATCAGTGTGGCATTTATTACAATGAGCGGAATTACACCTTTGCTTCAGACTCTTAGGGTACTTGAGAAGAAAAACATTCATGGAGAGATTCTCACTACTAATTATTTGAATTTTAGTGAGCCTAAAGCATTAGAAAAATTAAATAGGCTAAAGAATATCACGCTTAAGATGTATGATGTAGAAGCTGCTGATGAAGGTTTTCATACGAAGGGATACATTTTTAAGAAGGAAGAAATCTATCGGATTATAATCGGTAGTTCTAATATTACAAGTGCAGCATTGACAAGTAATCGGGAGTGGAATACAAAACTCGTATCTACTGAGCAGGGAGAGATGGCACAGGAGATTGTTGCGGAATTTAAGGAACTTTGGAAATCCAGGTATGCACTTGAATTTGATGAATTTTATGAGACTTATTCAGAACAATACAAAACAATCAAGCGTCAGCGTGAGATTGCAAAGTTAGATGAAATTACATCTATTGAAAAATATCGATTAAAACCAAACAGTATGCAGATTGGATTTATTACAAATCTAAGAAAAATATTAGAGTCTGGTGAGAAAAAAGCTCTTCTAATTTCAGCAACGGGAACAGGTAAAACTTATGCTTCAGCCTTTGCCATGCGTGAGCTTGGCTTTAAGAGGGTATTGTTTTTAGTTCATAGAGGACAGCTTGCACGTCAGACAAAGAAATCTTATGAAAAGGTATTTGCAAAGTCAGTATCGATGGGTTTAGCTGGTGCAGGATATCATGAATACGATTGTGATTATGTGTTTGCAACAGTTCAAACATTAAATAGAGATGAGCATTTATTAGAATATGCTTCGGAAGAATTTGATTGTATTATTTTGGATGAAGCTCACCATACATCTGCAGATACTTATCAGAAGGTAATGAATTATTTTAAACCTAAGCTTTGGCTTGGTATGACGGCAACGCCTGATAAGCGAGATGATAATATTGAGAGTAAAAATATCTACGAAATTTTTGATTATCAGATTGCATATGAGATCCGTCTTCAGCAAGCTATGGAAGAAAATATGCTTTGTCCATTTCATTATTTTGGAATCAGCGATATTTCAATTATAAATGATAAGCAGATCAAAACAAAGAATATCTCAGAAAGAGATTTTAACCATATAACTGGTGATGAACGTATACGACATATTATCGAGCAAGCGAATTATTACGGATATAGTGGAGATAGAGTAAAGGGGCTAATATTCTGTAGCCGGTTAGATGAATCCGAAAGACTTTCTGAAAAATTTAATCACATCATGAATCCGGCAACCGGGAAATTATATAGAACAATTGCTCTGAATGGCAATGCTTCGGAGGATGAACGTCAGGAAGCATTTGAAAGATTAGCAATGGATGAAGACAAAGCTTGTGATAAAATACGACCATTGGATTATATTTTTTCTGTTGAAATTTTGAATGAAGGTGTAGATATTGTTGAGGTCAATCAGGTAATTATGCTTCGTCCTACGCAGTCACCAATTGTATTTATTCAGCAGTTAGGAAGAGGTCTTAGAAAAGCGGAGGGAAAAGAGTATGTTGTAATTTTGGATTTTATTGGTAATTATAATAATAATTTTATGATTCCAATTGCTTTGTCAGGAGATCGTTCTTATAATCCAGACACCATTCGTAAATATGTTATTAGTGGTAATAGTACAATTCCTGGAGCTTCTACGGTTCATTTTGATGAGATTGCTAAAGATAAGATTTTTTCGTCCATTGATAAGATTAAGGGGATGAAATCAATTATCAAAGAAAGCTATATTTCCCTGAAAAATCGATTGGGCAGAGTGCCTTATCTTTTTGACTTTTATGAAAATGGAGAAATAGATCCGCTTGTAATTATCCGGGAATATAAAACCTACCAAAGTTTCTTGGAGTTTGTAGAGAAGGAACTATATATGGGAAAGGTAACAGAGCAGGAACTGGTTACCTTAGAATATCTATCAAAGACGATTCTTAGCGGATTAAGGCCATATGAGCTTGAAATATTAAAGCATTTTTTTAATAATGAAGTAATCTATGTAGACCAAATGAAACAAGAGTTTCAAGAGGCATATGGTTATGAGGTTGACTTGATGTCTTTTGAAAATGCGATAGAAATTCTGCAGGGAAAATTTGTAAGCAAAGAAGATGAATACAAAAAGTATTGTCATATTGACATTATAAATTACGATGAAAAAAGAACATTACAAAGGCTTAACAGTTTTGCGGAACGTCTTCAGCATATGGAGTTTTACAAACAGATCAATGATATTGTTGAAGTAGGACTTAGAAGATATAGGGACAAGTATTCCATTGACCAAGTTGAGAATACCCCATTTGTTTTGTATGAAAAATATTCAAGGCGTGATGTAAGCCTTTTGATGAATTGTGGTAAGGATCTATCATCAACAATGTATGGAATGAAGCGAATAGATGATGATGTATTTATTTTTGTAACTTATCATAAAGAAGAAGGCTCTGATGATAAGAATTATGTAGATGGGAAGCCTGATTATGCAGATGCTTTTGAAGATAATATGATTTTTAGATGGGATTCTCAGATGGGACGAGGAATTGATAGTTCCTATGTTGCGGATGTATTGACAGCACCACGAAAACATCTTTTTGTTAAGAAGAGTGATGCAGAAATCTATTTCTATTATATGGGACAGTTTAACGTAATAGAAATAGAACCAGCTCGTAAGATGGATAATAATGGAAAAGAACGTGATATAACGAAATTCCAGATGAAGATGCATCATGCAGTTAGAGAAGATTTGTTGCGTTATTTACGGAGTAAGATTAAGAAAGAGAAAGTGAAGACAGGATGA
- a CDS encoding (deoxy)nucleoside triphosphate pyrophosphohydrolase, translating to MKIVRVVAAVIKSVNEKGEPIIFATQRGYGEFKGGWEFPGGKIEEGETPHEALKREIKEELDTEISVGDLIDTIEYDYPKFHLSMDCFWAEIISGDLVLKEHDAAKWLLKEDLDSVEWLPADISLIHSIEKKM from the coding sequence ATGAAAATAGTTAGAGTAGTGGCTGCAGTGATTAAATCTGTTAATGAAAAGGGAGAACCAATAATTTTTGCTACCCAGCGTGGTTATGGAGAATTCAAAGGTGGCTGGGAATTTCCGGGTGGCAAAATCGAAGAGGGGGAAACTCCTCATGAGGCTCTAAAAAGAGAAATAAAGGAAGAATTAGATACGGAGATATCAGTAGGAGACTTGATTGATACGATAGAATATGATTATCCTAAGTTTCATCTTTCGATGGATTGTTTTTGGGCGGAGATAATCTCTGGTGATTTGGTGCTTAAAGAACATGATGCAGCAAAGTGGCTGTTAAAAGAGGACTTGGATTCTGTGGAATGGCTTCCGGCGGATATATCATTAATACATTCTATTGAGAAAAAAATGTAA
- a CDS encoding AraC family transcriptional regulator, with protein sequence MHAWEAIQKTLNHIEEHIGEEMQIEELAEIASLSLFYYQRLFTRLVKTSVRDYIKLRRLARAAALLRDKKKHIIDIAMEYGFGSHETFTRAFKETYGITPSQYRDKPVSLQNFDKPDLLLGYIIIDEGVPLISDGLVLEMNRKFLEEPIFFLGVTGYYPFKYGKMFGERTGVDTVSEIWNRFFRELPNIPHISKGRLIGVSYHGDAPDGYSSYFIGAEVEKDKENHNLANWQLPVREYVVCGFEAENHGQMKICMGKAMKYTRFWLKKHDLIADGFFPEMYYQSTSDVAYVELWIPFKKRD encoded by the coding sequence ATGCATGCATGGGAAGCCATACAGAAAACGCTGAATCACATCGAGGAACATATCGGCGAGGAAATGCAAATCGAAGAACTGGCAGAAATCGCCTCACTTTCACTTTTTTATTATCAGCGATTATTCACACGACTGGTAAAAACATCGGTCCGGGATTATATTAAATTACGCCGATTGGCAAGAGCTGCCGCTTTACTGCGTGATAAGAAAAAACATATTATCGATATTGCAATGGAGTACGGTTTTGGCAGTCACGAAACTTTTACGCGAGCCTTTAAGGAAACCTACGGTATTACCCCATCGCAGTATCGCGATAAACCTGTTAGCTTACAGAATTTTGACAAACCTGATTTACTGCTTGGCTACATCATAATAGATGAAGGCGTGCCGTTGATCAGTGATGGATTGGTTCTGGAAATGAACCGCAAATTTCTTGAAGAGCCGATTTTTTTTCTTGGTGTGACAGGATATTATCCATTCAAGTATGGTAAGATGTTCGGCGAAAGAACCGGTGTCGATACGGTTAGTGAGATTTGGAACAGATTTTTCAGGGAACTTCCGAATATTCCGCATATTTCCAAAGGACGTTTGATCGGTGTTTCTTATCACGGCGATGCGCCTGACGGTTATTCGAGTTATTTTATTGGTGCAGAAGTCGAAAAAGATAAGGAAAACCACAACCTTGCAAATTGGCAACTGCCTGTACGGGAATATGTAGTCTGTGGCTTTGAGGCAGAGAATCACGGCCAGATGAAGATTTGTATGGGTAAAGCGATGAAGTATACTCGATTTTGGCTGAAAAAGCACGATCTGATTGCCGATGGATTTTTCCCCGAGATGTATTACCAAAGTACGTCCGACGTCGCTTATGTAGAGCTGTGGATTCCTTTTAAGAAAAGGGATTAA
- a CDS encoding pyridoxamine 5'-phosphate oxidase family protein, translating to MSMYEEGLKLMEEKFGGGKDNTISLATIALESGADGKPCPSVRVVDAYYEDGTFYAVTYGKSNKMLQIAQNPEVSIAACPEMFTACGVGENLGWVLDPRNVEIRDKLRKAFSEWYDMANNEKDENCVFLAIHLTKGILNINHWEKLYHMDFINKSCD from the coding sequence ATGAGTATGTATGAAGAAGGATTAAAATTAATGGAGGAGAAATTCGGAGGCGGCAAGGATAACACTATTTCGCTTGCGACAATTGCGCTTGAGTCTGGTGCCGACGGAAAACCCTGCCCTAGTGTCCGTGTTGTGGACGCTTATTATGAAGATGGTACATTTTATGCTGTCACATATGGAAAATCAAATAAAATGCTGCAAATCGCACAAAACCCGGAAGTTTCGATTGCGGCTTGTCCTGAGATGTTTACTGCTTGTGGAGTAGGTGAAAATCTCGGCTGGGTGCTTGATCCCCGAAATGTCGAAATAAGAGACAAGCTACGCAAAGCTTTTTCCGAGTGGTATGACATGGCAAATAATGAAAAGGATGAAAATTGCGTTTTTTTAGCAATTCATCTCACAAAGGGAATTTTAAATATAAACCATTGGGAAAAACTATATCACATGGATTTTATCAATAAGTCTTGCGATTAG
- a CDS encoding LysR family transcriptional regulator produces the protein MDLDYIRDFVILAEVGNYLEAADQLFISQSSLTRHIQQLEKDLGATLFDRTTRKVSLNRYGQLFLPYANKMVQIQYEYETAFYNELKNINSNLNIGSIPSMVQYNITDLLIKFKNKNTSFSLNVIEAETHELKEMLRNNKCDVAFIRETDYSDNEFIRIPYSIDSMVAVLPLDHPLAKSDSIALEQLKNEKFILLPEHSLMYDLCVSECKKSGFEPEIVFTGHRGENLIDMVSKGAGCALLMKRPAVFLSNANTVLVDIYPQVCTKISLCYKKNHELSIAARHFINCLTAR, from the coding sequence ATGGATCTTGACTATATCAGGGACTTTGTTATTTTAGCTGAGGTCGGAAACTATTTGGAAGCCGCAGATCAACTATTCATTTCACAATCTTCTTTAACACGGCATATACAGCAACTGGAAAAAGACCTCGGTGCAACACTTTTTGATAGAACTACACGCAAGGTTTCATTAAATCGATATGGACAATTGTTTCTTCCTTACGCAAATAAAATGGTGCAGATTCAATATGAATATGAAACAGCGTTTTACAATGAGCTAAAAAACATAAATAGTAATTTGAATATCGGCTCTATTCCTTCAATGGTTCAATACAATATTACCGATTTGCTGATTAAATTTAAAAACAAGAATACTAGTTTTAGTTTAAATGTGATTGAAGCTGAAACACATGAGCTAAAAGAAATGCTTCGAAATAATAAATGTGATGTGGCATTTATACGCGAAACGGATTATTCAGATAACGAATTTATACGCATCCCATATTCCATTGATTCGATGGTTGCGGTTCTTCCATTAGATCACCCTCTGGCAAAATCAGATAGCATAGCTTTAGAACAATTGAAGAACGAAAAATTTATTCTTTTACCGGAACATTCACTCATGTATGATTTATGCGTCAGTGAATGTAAAAAATCCGGATTTGAACCTGAAATTGTATTTACAGGTCATAGAGGTGAAAACTTAATTGATATGGTCAGCAAAGGGGCCGGCTGCGCATTATTAATGAAACGTCCGGCGGTATTTTTATCAAATGCCAATACCGTTTTAGTCGATATCTATCCGCAAGTCTGTACAAAAATTAGCCTTTGCTATAAAAAAAATCATGAGCTTTCAATTGCTGCCCGACATTTTATCAATTGTCTGACCGCACGTTAG
- a CDS encoding alpha/beta hydrolase, which produces MIVEKKKVWNDKRRASYTMYLLDNSAEVDSGRMHPAVVICGGGGFMRITEREKQPVAMYFLSKGYQVFTLDYITKATGLACYPEPVTDLAKLMLIIRTNSEKWKINQDSITVIGFSAGGQVCASLATQWDDNLILNQLEPGIDPEKIRPNAVVLCYPMLDYLYQIERSISEPEINPFSPSIGMKKKDFLEMFLEAGVGVDATEEQYKKASPYYYVSEKTPPIFLWHTSKDELVYAEQSLRFAERLSVFHIPYEIHVFEEGFHGLALANENSTCNPELINEDVTIWADLALKFLKRHNC; this is translated from the coding sequence ATGATTGTTGAAAAGAAAAAAGTTTGGAATGATAAACGCAGAGCGAGTTATACGATGTATTTACTTGATAATTCAGCTGAAGTGGATTCGGGGAGGATGCATCCGGCTGTTGTAATATGCGGAGGCGGCGGATTTATGAGAATTACTGAGCGTGAGAAACAGCCGGTGGCGATGTATTTTCTTAGTAAAGGTTATCAAGTTTTCACACTCGATTACATCACGAAAGCTACTGGGCTTGCTTGTTACCCGGAGCCCGTTACAGATCTCGCGAAGCTAATGCTGATCATTAGAACAAATTCAGAGAAATGGAAAATAAACCAGGATAGTATAACTGTAATAGGTTTCTCGGCGGGAGGGCAGGTTTGTGCATCTCTTGCAACACAATGGGATGATAATTTAATTTTGAACCAACTTGAACCAGGTATTGATCCTGAGAAGATAAGGCCGAATGCAGTAGTTCTTTGTTATCCTATGCTTGATTATTTATATCAAATAGAAAGAAGCATAAGTGAACCGGAGATCAATCCTTTTTCACCGAGCATCGGGATGAAGAAAAAAGATTTTCTTGAAATGTTTTTGGAAGCAGGTGTTGGAGTCGATGCTACCGAAGAGCAGTATAAAAAAGCGAGTCCATACTATTATGTTTCTGAAAAAACACCACCAATATTTTTGTGGCATACATCAAAAGATGAACTCGTTTATGCAGAGCAATCGCTCAGATTTGCTGAAAGATTAAGTGTTTTTCATATACCTTATGAAATTCATGTGTTTGAAGAGGGATTTCATGGACTCGCACTGGCTAATGAGAACTCTACATGTAATCCGGAACTGATCAATGAGGATGTCACTATTTGGGCAGATCTGGCCTTGAAATTTTTAAAAAGACATAATTGTTAG
- a CDS encoding DUF2798 domain-containing protein: protein MPKTKFQDFIFTIIMVFTMVYCMTCYNMALEFGLSYETFINAIKGMWFEMIVAFFAQKYIAGPLARKLTSRVFTPGVDKPIFILVAMACFTVCIMAPVMTLSVAFYHHGFVKEIIILWLEKLLVNFPFALIIQIFYVGPIVRLIFRTIFREKQIS, encoded by the coding sequence ATGCCAAAAACAAAATTTCAAGATTTTATATTTACAATTATTATGGTGTTTACGATGGTTTATTGCATGACTTGCTACAATATGGCGTTAGAATTTGGATTAAGTTATGAAACATTTATTAACGCAATAAAAGGAATGTGGTTTGAAATGATCGTAGCATTTTTTGCACAAAAATACATAGCAGGGCCACTTGCAAGAAAATTGACATCAAGGGTGTTTACGCCCGGAGTAGATAAACCAATTTTCATATTGGTGGCGATGGCTTGTTTTACTGTTTGCATTATGGCGCCGGTCATGACATTATCAGTAGCATTTTATCATCATGGATTCGTAAAAGAAATTATTATATTGTGGTTGGAAAAATTACTGGTAAATTTTCCATTTGCTTTGATCATACAGATTTTCTACGTGGGGCCCATTGTAAGACTGATTTTTCGGACAATTTTTAGGGAGAAACAAATCTCATAG
- a CDS encoding amidohydrolase family protein: protein MIIDANMYWFPEELFDDEELMKQFLDEIPGEYGWYGYSEEIPKKNGLKQIVLEKPKGFQNLNYAQHDYILENQLNDLDIAGVEKAVLKVPCCQEWMGLSMSRYFNDKMYEHAKRSNGRLIPLAIVPPYPTRENIDELVRCHDKLHINALQMSAHYGDVYLDDERFGLFFEKVNELGMTVYIHHTPVPVEYSSFYEFNNVRRSYGRCVDQGLAISRELFSGFFVKYPNIKFVHSMLGGGFFAISNMLFPKKTKTETVNRFETDNEKVEEQFKNNIYFEMSHAQPWGKVQLECAIKILGADHVIFGTSYPVRKEWLLGGVEFVSNLDISESDKRLVLGKNAQKLYKIEE from the coding sequence ATGATTATTGATGCAAATATGTATTGGTTTCCGGAAGAGCTTTTTGATGATGAAGAGTTGATGAAACAATTTCTAGATGAAATTCCGGGCGAATATGGATGGTATGGTTATTCAGAAGAAATTCCAAAAAAGAACGGTTTAAAGCAGATCGTCTTAGAGAAGCCAAAAGGATTTCAAAATTTGAATTACGCACAGCACGATTATATATTAGAAAATCAGTTAAATGATCTAGATATTGCAGGTGTTGAAAAAGCAGTTTTAAAAGTTCCCTGTTGCCAGGAATGGATGGGACTTTCGATGAGTCGATATTTCAATGATAAAATGTATGAACATGCCAAAAGGAGTAATGGGCGATTAATACCACTTGCCATTGTTCCGCCTTACCCGACTCGGGAAAACATAGATGAACTTGTAAGATGCCATGATAAGCTTCATATAAATGCGCTTCAAATGTCAGCACATTATGGAGACGTTTATTTGGATGATGAAAGGTTTGGTTTATTTTTTGAAAAAGTAAATGAATTAGGTATGACAGTGTATATACATCACACACCGGTACCTGTGGAGTATAGCTCATTTTATGAGTTTAATAATGTCAGACGCTCCTATGGCAGATGTGTAGACCAGGGACTTGCGATCAGCAGAGAACTATTTAGCGGATTTTTTGTGAAGTATCCTAATATTAAATTTGTGCATTCTATGCTTGGAGGCGGATTTTTTGCAATCAGCAATATGTTATTTCCAAAGAAGACAAAGACAGAAACAGTAAATCGATTTGAAACTGATAATGAGAAAGTTGAAGAGCAATTTAAAAATAACATATATTTCGAAATGTCTCATGCACAGCCATGGGGAAAGGTACAATTGGAATGCGCAATAAAAATACTGGGGGCAGACCATGTGATCTTTGGGACATCTTATCCTGTGCGCAAGGAATGGCTGTTAGGAGGAGTTGAATTTGTAAGTAACCTTGACATTTCCGAATCTGATAAGAGACTGGTTCTGGGAAAAAATGCGCAGAAGCTTTATAAAATTGAGGAATAA
- a CDS encoding alpha/beta hydrolase produces MYRLNSKGIYYRDIVEGVEEQLVEMGFGALGMYYTAKKKNELSNIAVLLMHCDQNYMSQNMGPQLASQGFQVLACDSEFGEIENKFRTLNKAMNFLKSLPDVKKVILMGHSGGATLMTAYQSIAEKGAQIYRGNEKIYATTIQEELIPADGIMLIDANYGNGVMTLLSLDPAVIEEGNGMRLDPELDIFNPANGYDPAGAHYTKAFIEKYFKAQADRNRRLIKLALNRLELINSGRGNYADDEPFIITAGNQPKPNNRLIPEDLHFLSHTKKPYDLLRGDGTVTNEIIHCVRTPEIDFCFSRFYNMGANATTVKGFLSSQAINATDEFLVKEDDIVGVDWNSCYASPISNIKHIDVPLLTIGLTGSYEYLAAEMIFENAQMGDKTIAFIHGAGHMFTPNHSAEKKHGSFGNTEKVLYDYMGTWMRRFM; encoded by the coding sequence ATGTATCGCTTAAATTCAAAAGGGATTTACTATAGAGACATTGTAGAAGGTGTGGAGGAACAACTTGTTGAGATGGGCTTTGGTGCACTCGGCATGTACTACACAGCAAAAAAGAAGAATGAACTTAGTAATATTGCGGTTTTGTTGATGCATTGTGACCAGAATTATATGTCGCAGAACATGGGGCCACAGCTTGCAAGCCAGGGATTTCAAGTATTGGCATGTGATTCGGAATTCGGTGAAATAGAAAATAAATTTAGAACATTAAATAAAGCAATGAATTTTTTGAAGAGCCTCCCGGATGTTAAAAAGGTTATTTTAATGGGACATAGTGGAGGGGCAACGCTGATGACAGCATACCAAAGTATTGCTGAGAAAGGCGCTCAAATTTATCGCGGTAATGAAAAAATTTATGCAACGACAATACAGGAAGAACTTATTCCGGCAGATGGAATTATGCTGATTGATGCGAACTATGGAAATGGAGTTATGACATTATTAAGCCTGGATCCTGCGGTCATTGAAGAGGGAAATGGGATGAGGCTTGACCCGGAATTGGATATCTTTAATCCTGCAAATGGTTATGATCCGGCAGGAGCGCATTATACGAAAGCATTTATTGAGAAATATTTTAAGGCACAGGCAGACAGAAATAGACGTCTCATAAAGCTTGCATTAAACAGACTTGAGTTAATTAATTCCGGTAGGGGAAATTATGCGGACGACGAGCCGTTTATTATTACTGCGGGCAATCAGCCGAAACCGAACAACAGATTGATTCCGGAAGATTTGCACTTCTTAAGCCATACTAAAAAACCGTATGATCTGTTACGCGGAGATGGCACAGTGACAAATGAAATCATTCATTGTGTGAGAACGCCGGAAATAGATTTTTGCTTTTCAAGATTTTATAACATGGGTGCTAATGCTACTACAGTAAAAGGTTTTTTGAGTTCGCAGGCGATTAACGCAACGGATGAGTTCTTAGTAAAAGAAGATGATATTGTCGGGGTTGATTGGAATTCCTGTTATGCATCTCCTATATCGAATATTAAGCACATAGATGTGCCGCTTTTAACAATAGGCTTGACGGGAAGCTATGAGTATCTTGCAGCCGAGATGATATTTGAAAATGCTCAAATGGGAGATAAAACAATTGCGTTTATTCACGGGGCAGGACATATGTTTACACCAAATCATTCAGCGGAAAAAAAACATGGAAGTTTTGGGAATACAGAGAAAGTGCTGTATGACTACATGGGTACTTGGATGAGAAGATTCATGTGA
- a CDS encoding SDR family oxidoreductase, with product MDEKIHVNELRIKEGTNIMLTLEGRTCVFAGATGGDGIMSARELCKYGMNVVMMTHQMTQAQALMSEINEMNYRGKCLAVQDGKCQTPPKSDKEVFKDIYDTFGSIDVIICNTGDDGVEDSIDSVDTQTLLKSIDHLVGGSYTLLKSGLPYLRKSRAARVIFMTTVEGVKGGILESFSNAVAKGAVASLTKNCAARLASEHINVNCIVKGPIERIKPESIRDKALPPMKDTTKFLPNVPAGRMGTAEDLAQAICYLASEEIEFTTGTFLDLSGGMNLL from the coding sequence TTGGATGAGAAGATTCATGTGAATGAACTTCGCATAAAGGAGGGAACAAATATAATGTTAACATTAGAAGGAAGAACCTGTGTTTTTGCAGGAGCAACGGGCGGTGACGGGATAATGTCTGCCAGGGAGCTCTGTAAATATGGAATGAATGTTGTTATGATGACACATCAAATGACGCAGGCACAGGCGTTAATGAGTGAAATCAACGAAATGAATTATAGAGGGAAGTGCCTGGCTGTACAAGATGGGAAATGTCAGACACCGCCTAAGTCGGATAAAGAGGTTTTTAAAGACATTTATGATACATTTGGTTCCATCGATGTCATTATCTGTAATACCGGAGATGATGGTGTTGAGGATAGCATTGATTCTGTAGACACACAAACTTTATTGAAGAGTATAGATCACCTGGTGGGCGGGAGCTATACACTTTTAAAAAGCGGCTTGCCATACCTTCGAAAAAGCAGAGCGGCAAGAGTAATATTTATGACTACCGTAGAAGGAGTTAAGGGGGGGATTCTTGAGAGCTTTTCAAACGCTGTTGCGAAAGGCGCTGTAGCATCATTAACTAAAAATTGCGCAGCGAGGCTGGCGAGTGAACATATCAACGTAAACTGTATAGTTAAAGGACCGATAGAACGAATAAAACCGGAAAGTATACGAGATAAGGCTTTACCGCCGATGAAAGACACAACGAAATTCTTGCCAAATGTGCCTGCAGGCAGAATGGGAACAGCAGAAGATCTTGCACAAGCTATTTGCTATCTTGCAAGCGAGGAAATTGAATTCACAACAGGAACTTTTCTTGATCTAAGTGGTGGAATGAATCTATTATAG